The genomic stretch CGTGTATAGTCATGCCCGGCCCAGGATTTTGTGCAGTGATGCAGATACTGAAAGTTGCAGTATCTTTGGAGTGTGTTTTGAGTTCAGATCGTCGTATTGCGTCTTTAACCCCATGTGCAGGGCGTTGCTCGACCGTATTTGGTGATGCGGTATGTCGTGGTTGTCGCCGTTTTAATCATGAAGTGATTCACTGGAATACGTATAGTGCTGAGCAGCATCGAGCTGTGTGGCAGCGACTGGATGCACAGCTGGATCAGATTCTGGTGCCATTGTTACCGCATGCCGATCTTGTCAAAGTGCAGGCCTTTGTGCTGTCGAAACGGGTGCGTTTGCGTGATGATGCTTCCAAAGGGCGCAAGTTGTATCATGCTTTAAAGTTGTGTGAAAAAAATCGGCATTTTACCGACGATAGTGGTTTGGGCATCCATTATAAGCAGGTGCGTCCGTTGTGGGATGAGTTTGAGCGCCGGATCTTGGCCTTGGCTACTGCCAGTTATGATCTGGCTTTTCTGCGGGCAGACGGTATCAGTCAGCATCTGATTCATATACAAGAGGAGGACTAAGTCCTCTTTTTTATGCCCATAAAAATAACAATAGCTGAGGGGTGGCATGAATATTAGTGAATATTTTTTATATTGTCTGGCTGTTGTGGTGATGATCGCTACACCTGGCCCAGTGATGTTGCTGGTTGCTAGCGCCGGTTTAAAATGTGGCTATACGGCAGCTTTAAGAACCATTTTTGGTACCAATTTTGCCTCCCTAGTTTTAATTGCTTTATCTATATTAAGTTTGAAAGGTTTGCTGGTTATCAATGCGCAATGGCTAGATACGATCAAGTTACTGGGCTGTTTATATATTGGCTATCTAGGCTGGCAGATTTTCCGTGAAGTTATTTTTAAGCAGCAGGATCAAGCTCAGGAGAATCTAGTTCCTGTGCGTGGCGGTTTTCGACAAGGTTTTCTGGTTGGCATTTCCAATCCTAAGGACATTATTTTCTTTGCGGCTTTTTTCCCGCAATTTATCGGAATTACCCCCGATCTTGATTTAAGTTTAATCATTTTGACTTTGAGCTGGATCATCCTGGACTTTCTGACGTTGTCTGTGGTGTATTTGGGTTTTAACCGCTTATCCCATTCTCGACTCTATCCACATTTGCTGGCATTGTGCGGCATGATTCTGCTCATGATTGCAGGGTACGGAATTTATCAAATTCTGATTTAAAAATGTACAGCGTACTTGGACTGTTCCTGCCTGGCATATCCTGCAAAAATCATGCTAAGGTGAAATCAAATAAAAATTAAACAGATTAGCATGTCCAGAACAGTACCATCGCCAGATCGTCCATTTTCCCCGCTGTTATTTATTCAACCTGCTGTGATTCAAATTCTTCAAATCATTGGGCTGGCGCTGATCGCTGTCAGTATCGTGTATCTGCTGGCAGCAAACTGGTGGATGTTGCTCAAGTTTGTCCAGCTGTTTATTCCTCAAATTTTATTGCTGGGTTCGGCATTGTTGAGTGTGCGTTTCGCGGCACGGGAAAAGTTAAGACAAAGTCTGGATACTGTATCGGGTCTAATGCTCGGCTTAAGTCTGGCCGTGATTGGACAGATTTATCAGACCGGTGCTGACAGTTATCAGTTATTTCTGCTTTGGGCTTTACTGCTACTGCCGTGGCTGTATCGGCCGAATATTGGGATCTTTGCATTATTTTGTGTGGTCAGTCAGCTGGCGCTGTATTTTTATTTTAAACAAAGCTTTTGGTTGGTGCGTGCTGAAACTCTTTATCTGCTCAGTCTGAATCTTTTGACCGGGCTAAGTATGATCTATGCCTTACGTTATTATCCGGTTTTGCGCTATCTGTTTATCGCCATCGTGGTACTCATTTCGGTAGTGAGTATGTTCCGGTTTGTCGACTCGGATTCGATCTGGTATTTGGCTTCGGTGCTGGTTCTGCCTATTTTATTCAGTGCTTATTTCTATACCCGAAAGCAACAGCTTGAAACCAGCTTACTGATTGCAGGACTGGCCCTGAGTTTTAGTATTCTGATTTTTGATCTCACTGAGCAATATTTACAGGATTCTGCCGCTGGCTTATTGATACTAGCTTTGCTGATATTCAGCTGGTTCGCAGCTATTACAGGTCTGCTGAT from Acinetobacter lwoffii encodes the following:
- a CDS encoding DUF1289 domain-containing protein, which codes for MSSDRRIASLTPCAGRCSTVFGDAVCRGCRRFNHEVIHWNTYSAEQHRAVWQRLDAQLDQILVPLLPHADLVKVQAFVLSKRVRLRDDASKGRKLYHALKLCEKNRHFTDDSGLGIHYKQVRPLWDEFERRILALATASYDLAFLRADGISQHLIHIQEED
- a CDS encoding LysE family translocator; this translates as MNISEYFLYCLAVVVMIATPGPVMLLVASAGLKCGYTAALRTIFGTNFASLVLIALSILSLKGLLVINAQWLDTIKLLGCLYIGYLGWQIFREVIFKQQDQAQENLVPVRGGFRQGFLVGISNPKDIIFFAAFFPQFIGITPDLDLSLIILTLSWIILDFLTLSVVYLGFNRLSHSRLYPHLLALCGMILLMIAGYGIYQILI